GTGAAAACCTCCTCCAGGCTCACGTTCAACTCGTGCACCACGGGCGGGTCCTGCCTCTTCTCGTGCGGCCTGTGCAGACCACCGGGCTGGGTTTTGAAGGACCTTTGGAAGCCGCCCATTCCTCCCATGCCGAACGGGGAGAAAGGGTCGTCGATGTCGCCGTCGATGGACGATGAGAAGAAGTGATCGAAGGGGCTGCGGCCGCCGAAGAACTCCGCAAATATGGCGTGGGGGTCTCCATTGAAGGTGTAGTTGAAGGTGGGGCCGCAGTGTTCTCTGCCGTCTCCTGGACCCTTTAATCCTGTTCAGGAGGAAGGCAACAAAGATCCGGCTTAAGTTTTTGCATGTTAGTGTCAATGGAaagaagaaatgacaaaaaaataaataaataaataagatctGCCTCGGAATGATTCAAAAatcttcatttaatttctttaacattttgacAGACAAAGAAGCTATCAAGAAAATAGAATCAAGTGATGGTTGGATCTACACTTTAGACTTGAAAGCAGCATTTAAATAACTCATATGCAGCTTCTTAGCACAAAAATTATAGTTTTGCCAGAGCCTGAGCAAAGTTTCAGGAGGCCTTGGGTAGAATTTCAGTCCCTGCAGCAATACGAATTCATATTTTCTATTATTCACCTAACATATTGTCTGACTTGTTCATTTTAAGCGCAATTCGGTTTGGATGGAATCAGGAAGGTGTGGGCGAGTCgaattaattgtttttacaagGAACTAATGTTGATTTGCAAACATTCggtgtaatgtttttattttgttttgggttcCACGTTTTCTCTATTTCTGGATAACATGGTTCCCtagagcagtgtttcccaaccctggtcctcaaggcacactgccctgcatgttttaggtatttccttgcttcagtccagctgatttcaattgatgactgattaacaggcgtttgttgaactgcaatcagttgaatcaggcacattaaagcagggaaacctctaaaacatgtaggacagtgtgccttgaggaccagggttgggaaacactgcccTAGAGAACCCTTAGCAATGTtagtgactttgtttctcacTTGCACTTGAATTTCTTCAAATTGAGGCAATTTGTTGCTCTTAGAGATCTTTCAGAATAGCTTATGCTAACAGTAAAGTTAGTAACCAGGCCTGGATGTGGCTACAGAACTCAgcttgctaaaaaaaagaattggttAATCACAATTAAATTAGAGCAGTTCATTTTATGCACATAGTACCTGGTTGATTTAAataacctgaaataaaatgtgaaaactacattttgctCAGTTTAACTTTgatatttgattgttttaatgatgtaagtcaaaatgacaaattagCATTTAGCTATCTGGTGCATGCTCATTAGTATGCACTGTCCTACTTAAATAACATCAATTTAATGCAACAATGCCAAAAATGCAGAAGCTGAAGGGGTGCATACTTTTTCCACAGCTCTTTAATTAACTATTGTTTATGTCAGTAGAGCTTTTAGAACAAGCTACAGAAGAAATAGCGCCCTCTAGTGTCTCGATAGCCGAGGGTTACATAATCCTGGCCCTAAAGTCGCATATATATCGGACCAGCTCCGGTTCCAGCCCATAAATCTAAGCATGTTCATCTGTGCACCAataccacaaaaacaaaaactaagcaTTAACATATGAATCTGTGTGTTTTCTACTTGCTAATCCAGAACTGTAATGTGAGACAGCAGAATGGGAGAAGAGGACAGAGCCTTTGGTGTCCAGCAGGTTCTTCAGCTGCATCCATTGTGCACAGACCTTTACATAGTGTGACAGCTGATGCAGAAAGATGCAGGAAACCCCACTCTATTGCAAATAATGCATCGATTGCAattatgcattaaaatatgtgaGGACGAAATTATGCTAGCATTAGGGTAAAGTGGTGAAAACTAGAAAGCAGCATGCAACTTGTGTGAGAGAGTTCAGGTACCTTCTTCTCCCAAACGATCGTAAATGTCTCTTTTCTTAGCGTCACTGAGGACATCATAAGCTTCAGCAACCTCCTTGAATTTGTCTTCGGCTCCGGGTGACTTGTTTTTGTCCGGATGGAAGCGCAGAGCCTGTTTTCTGTACGCCTTTTTGATCTCGTCGTCGGATGCACCTCTGGCTATTCCCAGCACATTGTAATAATCTTTACCCATCACACTGAACGGTCAGCTCCAGCTTTCCCCACCCCCGTTATGAAAGCACAGCCAGCGGGGACATCCAGGTGGTCATGTGTGCGGCGGCTCAACTTGCTTTCCCACGCCGCAGCTGGTGTCACCTCCGGCGGGCAAAAACCGTCCGGTGGCCGTGACAGTCCGAGGAAAACTTTCGGTTTCGCGCGGAAAAGCCGACGACAAAGGTTCCGCTTATTTAtctaggttttttttaatggaaaaaaagtaaagaacaaATTGTACTTAGAGATGAGATGCCGCGGCGCTAAAGAGAAGCTGGGCATAGAAACTTCTGGAAGAAGCTGACGAATGTAGGTCGAGAGGATTCCCTCCAAACAACTTCCGGTTTCATCTGACCTAGTTAAAGGTGCGTCGGTGGATTTcgttgtttttaaaactgaaccAGGCAACCAACCGAACTCCCACGATTGAAACTAGTatgttgttttgaaatttgGCAATGATCTATTGTTTAATCCTTATTGTATATTCAGAACATTATTTGACGCGTCTGCTGACGAGGAGGGCTTCCGCTTTTGtgcccttcaaaataaatcaaccctgtttattaaaatgttattagaCATGACAGTCGTTCCTCAAACGCAAAAATTGTAACTTATGCGATTTCTTCTGCAAGAAATATCCAAGAAAGTTTcactaaaattatattttttacaatatatcTGTCAAAATGTATCGTAAAGGTTTGTTTCAgatcctcaaaaaaaaaaaaaacaactgaaacctgagtaaatagaaaatgcataatcaggaattacatttttactggaGGAAATCTATCCCTGACCTTGGTAATTGTCCCTTGTTAAATCATTATTTGACAGTGATAACCacgtaatttttgtttttgttttttgttacaaaCAGTTTCTTAAAGAGGGAGCACAGAAAACAATCCTTCCCtcatggagaaaacatggaacagtggtgAACTTTCCCAGGAGAGATTGGCTGACTGCCACTGCCGCGACTTGAGCTCGCTGtttccaaaattatttcaagaGCAGATCCAGGTATCATCCAGGATATCAAAAAAAGAACCCAGTACAGCATCTACAGCACCACAGCCCTCACTTGCCTCAGTCAAGGTGCTCATAATgcaataataaaagcaaaataggAAAAAACATGGCATCCATGAAAAAGTTCCAAAGCAAGAACTACTGTTATCCAAGAAGAACACTGAGGCCCATCGATCCAATAACTTTTGGGAACATTGATACCAAACTGTAACTTTTTAGAGGGTGAATATCTTGTTACATCTGACATAAACCATTCAGAATAAATAACCTCATACCAACAGTCAAATATGGTAGTGATAACACAATGGTGTGAGACTGCTTTGTTTCTTAAGGTCTTCTACAACTTGCCATACCTGTGGTACCATGAATTCTGCACACTacaagaaaatcctgaaggagtGTGTCAGGCGATCAGTTTGTGACGACACCAGCCAGTCCACTTCTGAATACCTCTAATGCAGTAACTAGGTGACGGCTGGAGAAGCTGCATCACGCCCTAAAACAGGCTATTCATGCTCAGACATTTTTTCATATGTCTAAAATCAAAACGACTTTGTGAAGAACAATAgaccaaaattcctccacatcAATGTTAAATGTCAATTGATAGTTTTCAAAAGCACTAGCTATTATCACAGGTGGAACACGCCTTTATTGAGTTTATggtcaggtttttttgtttgtttttataggTTCAGGTTCATTTGGATAGCTTTCCCCTTTGTTAATGAACTCACCATTTGAAAACCTAAGTTTTTCACTTGCTTAGGTTATCCAGatgatatgaaacatttaagtgtgacaaaaatagaagaataaaaatgcaaaaaaaaaaacgtttagaCAAAACGGAAGGAGCTGAAACTGtaagtaaagagagaaaaaaataactaaaaccttttcataGAATTCAAGAGGAGAGAGTATCTGTCAGTGCTGCCAACCATTTGATGGATTGAATACCAGGAAGTGTGACCACCTCAAACGGGAGGTTTGGCAGCTTGACAGTCCTGAGCATCCAGCCTAGGTGCGTGTTGCCACAATGCCAAGAACAGACGTCAGCAATGACCTTAGTGAAGCAATTGTTGCTGCCCGTCAATCTGGGAATCATTGTCAGGCACTTTCCAAACAGTCAGGGATATTCTACAGTGATTATCCAcaagctgaaaatatttaaga
The DNA window shown above is from Xiphophorus couchianus chromosome 16, X_couchianus-1.0, whole genome shotgun sequence and carries:
- the dnajb1a gene encoding dnaJ homolog subfamily B member 1a produces the protein MGKDYYNVLGIARGASDDEIKKAYRKQALRFHPDKNKSPGAEDKFKEVAEAYDVLSDAKKRDIYDRLGEEGLKGPGDGREHCGPTFNYTFNGDPHAIFAEFFGGRSPFDHFFSSSIDGDIDDPFSPFGMGGMGGFQRSFKTQPGGLHRPHEKRQDPPVVHELNVSLEEVFTGCTKKMKISRKRVNHDGCTMRKEDKILTVNIKRGWKEGTKITFPKEGDETPTNIPADVVFVVKDKPHPVFRRDGSDIVYPAKISLREALCGCTVKAPTLDGRTITVHSREVVKPGMKKRITGEGLPLSKCPDKRGDMILDFSVKFPEKLGENTRDALEQILPM